A single region of the Geobacillus subterraneus genome encodes:
- a CDS encoding carbohydrate ABC transporter permease translates to METVKIAPAKETAAVPAVRKKRKWTADHWLAAAFLAPSVALIFLFVYGFIGWTGYVSVSNWNSLVPDWSFAGLKNYQYLFQDFRFQADLRNTLVFTVLFIAVVIVLGQLLAILLDQKLRGESLFRNIFFFPMALSFVVTGVVWQWLFNPSTGVNLFLKPFGLDSKWYTDTTIAAGFHWGKIEFGIPVAMIAVVVAAVWQMTGFAVAMYLAGLRAIPDEVREAARMDGATEFQLYWKIILPLLRPITVSVIIIMAHISLKIFDLIYAMTGPGANFVTDVPGVYMFETTFRGNYYANGAAIAIVMLLSVAIFIVPYLISSRKGGS, encoded by the coding sequence ATGGAAACGGTAAAAATCGCCCCAGCGAAGGAAACAGCAGCCGTTCCTGCGGTGCGGAAAAAGCGGAAATGGACGGCCGACCACTGGCTGGCCGCCGCGTTTTTGGCGCCGTCGGTTGCGCTCATTTTCCTATTTGTCTATGGATTTATCGGCTGGACAGGATATGTTTCGGTAAGCAATTGGAATTCGCTCGTCCCAGACTGGTCGTTTGCCGGGCTGAAAAACTATCAGTACTTGTTCCAAGATTTCCGTTTCCAAGCCGATTTGCGCAATACGCTCGTATTTACGGTGCTGTTTATCGCGGTCGTTATTGTGCTCGGCCAATTGCTTGCCATTTTGCTTGACCAAAAGCTGCGCGGGGAATCGCTGTTTCGCAACATTTTCTTTTTCCCGATGGCTTTGTCCTTTGTCGTGACCGGGGTCGTGTGGCAATGGTTGTTCAACCCGTCGACGGGCGTAAATTTATTTTTAAAGCCGTTCGGCCTTGATTCGAAATGGTATACCGATACGACGATCGCGGCCGGTTTTCATTGGGGAAAAATCGAATTTGGCATTCCAGTCGCCATGATTGCGGTCGTGGTGGCAGCAGTCTGGCAAATGACCGGCTTTGCCGTTGCTATGTATTTGGCTGGCTTGCGTGCGATTCCGGATGAGGTGCGCGAAGCGGCGCGGATGGATGGAGCAACCGAGTTTCAATTGTATTGGAAAATCATTTTGCCGCTGTTGCGGCCGATTACGGTCAGTGTCATCATCATTATGGCGCATATTTCGCTGAAAATTTTCGATTTGATCTACGCCATGACCGGACCGGGGGCGAACTTTGTCACCGATGTGCCCGGGGTGTATATGTTTGAAACGACGTTCCGCGGCAATTATTATGCGAACGGGGCGGCGATCGCCATTGTGATGTTGCTGTCGGTCGCGATATTTATCGTTCCGTATCTCATCTCAAGCCGCAAGGGGGGATCGTAA
- a CDS encoding TetR/AcrR family transcriptional regulator, translating to MDERRVQFIEIAMKLFAEKGYHATSIQDLVEAWGISKGAFYHHFSSKEELLLAVLQHYSENMMADLTAAAGGGSEKEQFIRQLAAHFSHVRQYKEFLHIVMSEQLPKVNPEIERYMFRQHGRLFLWYCTRLEEVYGEAIRPYVYDAAMMVNGIVRQYLFYFFFHQETVNAEEAARFLMRRFDAIIDSFAAGERPLLTKESLAPWMELEERERQRQRERLASAFSAVREAAKELGAKQVDDVLEAVAALEEELLERHEPPRVYLVEALLLYLRHQQAPSLASALAALSQEMETYRQWNGWERGTWKKH from the coding sequence ATGGATGAACGGCGTGTTCAATTTATCGAAATTGCGATGAAGCTGTTTGCCGAAAAAGGGTATCATGCGACATCGATCCAAGATTTGGTGGAAGCATGGGGCATTTCGAAAGGAGCGTTTTATCATCATTTTTCTTCAAAAGAGGAACTGTTGCTGGCGGTGTTGCAGCATTACAGCGAGAACATGATGGCCGATTTGACAGCAGCGGCCGGCGGCGGGTCAGAAAAAGAACAGTTCATCCGCCAGCTGGCTGCTCATTTTTCTCATGTCCGCCAATACAAGGAGTTTTTGCATATAGTCATGTCGGAACAGCTGCCAAAAGTCAATCCGGAGATTGAGCGGTATATGTTCCGTCAGCACGGCCGTCTTTTTTTATGGTATTGCACCCGTCTTGAAGAAGTGTATGGGGAGGCGATTCGGCCGTATGTGTATGATGCGGCCATGATGGTGAACGGCATCGTGCGCCAATATTTGTTTTACTTTTTCTTTCACCAAGAGACGGTTAACGCGGAAGAAGCCGCTCGTTTCCTCATGCGCCGCTTCGACGCGATCATCGACAGCTTTGCGGCAGGCGAACGTCCGCTGTTGACGAAGGAGTCACTAGCCCCATGGATGGAGCTGGAAGAGCGCGAGCGGCAGAGACAACGGGAACGGCTGGCCTCGGCGTTTTCCGCTGTCCGGGAGGCGGCGAAGGAACTTGGCGCAAAGCAGGTGGATGATGTGCTTGAGGCGGTAGCTGCGCTCGAGGAGGAGCTGCTCGAACGCCATGAACCGCCGCGCGTCTATCTAGTCGAGGCGCTGCTTCTGTATTTGCGCCATCAACAAGCGCCTTCGCTTGCGTCGGCCTTGGCCGCGCTCAGTCAAGAAATGGAGACCTATCGACAATGGAATGGATGGGAGAGAGGAACATGGAAAAAGCATTAG
- a CDS encoding ROK family protein, translated as MILGAIEAGGTKFVCAIGDEQGNIHERAVFPTTVPEETMAHVIDFFRPHRIEAIGVGSFGPVDLHPDSPTYGYITSTPKQAWANFNVVGTLKQAFPVPVGFDTDVNAAALGELRWGAARGLDSCLYMTVGTGIGVGAVVEGRLLHGLLHPEMGHMFVRRHPDDAFAGICPYHGDCLEGMASGPAIERRWGKKGAELAERKEVWELEAFYLAQAIANYILILSPKKVITGGGVMKQTHVLPLVRRHVQELLNGYVQHEAILEKIDAYIVLPGLGDNAGISGALALAAAALE; from the coding sequence ATGATTTTAGGAGCCATTGAAGCTGGAGGAACAAAATTTGTCTGTGCCATCGGCGATGAACAAGGAAACATCCATGAACGGGCGGTGTTTCCGACGACCGTGCCGGAGGAGACGATGGCCCATGTGATCGATTTTTTCCGCCCCCACCGTATCGAGGCGATCGGCGTCGGATCGTTCGGCCCGGTCGATTTGCATCCTGACAGCCCGACGTACGGCTATATTACGAGCACGCCGAAACAGGCGTGGGCGAATTTCAACGTTGTCGGCACGCTAAAACAAGCGTTCCCGGTGCCGGTCGGGTTTGATACGGATGTCAACGCCGCGGCGCTTGGCGAGCTGCGCTGGGGGGCGGCGCGAGGATTGGATAGCTGCCTATATATGACGGTCGGCACCGGCATCGGCGTTGGCGCGGTCGTGGAAGGGCGGCTGCTTCATGGGCTGCTTCATCCAGAAATGGGACATATGTTCGTCCGCCGTCATCCGGACGATGCGTTTGCCGGCATCTGCCCGTACCATGGCGACTGCCTGGAAGGGATGGCGTCCGGCCCCGCGATTGAGCGGCGCTGGGGGAAAAAGGGGGCGGAGCTGGCCGAACGGAAGGAGGTCTGGGAGCTCGAGGCGTTTTATCTCGCCCAAGCCATCGCCAACTATATCCTCATTTTATCACCGAAAAAGGTGATCACGGGCGGGGGCGTCATGAAGCAGACGCACGTGTTGCCGCTTGTGCGCCGACATGTGCAGGAGCTACTCAATGGGTATGTTCAGCACGAAGCGATTCTTGAGAAGATCGATGCGTACATCGTTCTTCCAGGGCTTGGCGACAATGCCGGCATTTCGGGCGCCTTGGCGCTCGCAGCGGCGGCGCTGGAATAA
- a CDS encoding DUF779 domain-containing protein, with protein MGDEPKVIATEAALALIEKLKAKYGPLMFHQSGGCCDGSSPMCYPLGELIVGDSDVLLGEIGGCPFYIAKAQYEYWKHTQLIIDVVPGRGGMFSLEGPEGVRFLTRSRVFGQSAGTEDA; from the coding sequence ATGGGCGATGAACCGAAAGTAATCGCCACCGAAGCGGCGTTGGCATTAATCGAAAAGCTGAAAGCAAAGTACGGCCCGCTCATGTTCCACCAATCGGGCGGGTGCTGCGACGGCAGCTCGCCGATGTGCTATCCGCTCGGCGAGCTGATTGTCGGCGATTCCGACGTCCTGCTTGGCGAAATCGGCGGCTGCCCGTTTTACATCGCCAAGGCGCAATACGAATATTGGAAGCACACGCAACTGATCATCGACGTCGTTCCCGGGCGCGGCGGCATGTTTTCGCTTGAAGGTCCGGAAGGCGTCCGCTTTCTCACCCGCTCGCGCGTCTTCGGACAGAGCGCCGGGACGGAAGACGCATAG
- a CDS encoding carbohydrate ABC transporter permease, which yields MAKPLWARPFLYMLALAMSAFFLLPVYVMIVTSLKPLDEVTLADMWKLPSTVDWSSYATAFEKLAPNFWNSILLVVPATLLSALLGALNGYVLSKWKFKGADALFTLILFGMFIPYQSILIPLIQFLREIGLYNTIPGLVFVHVVYGIPITTLMFRNFYAAIPDEMIESAKIDGAGFVRIFRYIMLPLSVTGFVVVAIWQFTNIWNEFLFAVTITTSDKQPIMVALQNLSGSQIVQWNVQMAGALLAALPTLLVYIFLGKYFVRGLLAGSVKG from the coding sequence ATGGCGAAACCGCTATGGGCGCGGCCGTTTTTGTATATGCTCGCACTGGCGATGAGCGCGTTTTTCCTATTGCCCGTGTATGTGATGATCGTGACGAGCTTAAAACCGCTCGATGAAGTGACGTTGGCGGACATGTGGAAGTTGCCGTCAACGGTCGATTGGAGCAGCTATGCGACCGCATTTGAAAAGCTGGCCCCGAACTTTTGGAACTCGATTTTGCTCGTCGTGCCGGCGACGCTGCTATCCGCGCTGCTGGGGGCGCTCAACGGCTATGTGCTGTCGAAGTGGAAGTTTAAAGGGGCGGATGCGTTATTTACGCTTATTTTGTTTGGCATGTTCATCCCATATCAAAGCATCTTAATCCCGTTGATCCAATTTTTGCGCGAAATCGGGCTGTACAACACGATTCCGGGGCTCGTGTTCGTCCATGTCGTCTACGGCATTCCGATCACGACGCTGATGTTCCGCAATTTTTACGCCGCCATTCCGGATGAGATGATCGAATCAGCGAAAATCGACGGCGCCGGGTTTGTCCGCATTTTCCGTTACATCATGCTTCCGTTGTCCGTCACCGGGTTTGTCGTTGTCGCCATTTGGCAGTTTACGAACATTTGGAACGAGTTTTTGTTTGCTGTGACGATCACGACGTCGGACAAACAACCGATCATGGTTGCTCTACAAAACTTATCCGGGAGCCAAATTGTCCAGTGGAACGTGCAAATGGCAGGAGCTTTGCTCGCCGCCTTGCCGACGTTGCTCGTTTATATCTTCCTTGGTAAATATTTTGTCCGCGGACTGCTTGCCGGCTCGGTAAAAGGATGA
- a CDS encoding DUF1284 domain-containing protein has product MKPLRLRGHHLLCVHGFRGMGYSPSFVAKMWEIVRRIRDEEDDFPIEVVAALDEACLACPHHGETTCEAGPNSDDHVRSLDGNVIRHLGLKAGNVYQKSELIRRTAEMVEPDDLDHLCRHCSWLPYGVCKEGIANVRRGNIAQI; this is encoded by the coding sequence ATGAAACCGTTGCGCCTGCGCGGCCATCATTTGCTTTGTGTGCACGGATTCCGTGGCATGGGCTACAGCCCGTCGTTTGTCGCAAAAATGTGGGAGATCGTCAGGCGAATTCGCGATGAAGAGGACGATTTTCCGATTGAGGTGGTGGCGGCGCTTGATGAGGCGTGCCTCGCCTGTCCGCACCATGGCGAAACGACATGCGAAGCCGGCCCGAATTCCGATGACCACGTGCGGTCACTTGATGGAAACGTCATTCGCCATTTAGGTTTGAAGGCAGGGAACGTATATCAGAAATCGGAATTGATCCGGCGGACGGCGGAAATGGTTGAACCGGACGATTTGGACCATTTATGCCGCCATTGTTCATGGCTTCCGTATGGCGTCTGCAAAGAAGGAATCGCCAATGTCCGCCGCGGGAACATTGCCCAAATATAA
- a CDS encoding MDR family MFS transporter gives MEKALAAPASTIRHRPLLITGLIIAMLFAALDGTIVGTAMPRIVGELGGLGVMTWLTTAYMLTSTTVVPIAGKLADLLGRRLVYVSGLVIFMAGSALCGMANDMTQLIIYRGIQGIGGGIMMPLAMIVIGDVFTGKERAKWQGVFGGLYGLASVLGPQIGGFIVDHLNWRWVFYINLPVGILATVLIAMGLSKYKAEGAVKFDIAGMTTLTVGVVSLLLGLTFGGDRYGWGSWQIISLFAAAVIFFALFIWAEKRAGEPIIPLWLFRNRTFTLLNGIGFFMSIGMFGAIMFVPFFMQGVVGVSATESGTIMTPMMVTMMIGSIVGGRLVYRIGVKTQLIIGMAIMLAAFGLLDTMDVDTSKGTATMYMIVLGLGTGLVMPILTFALQESFPKSELGVVTSSSQFFRSIGGTFGMTVLGAIMNHRSSALLDERLMPKLEALPAQANGLVDRFADMIHSDPQGLYSVLLSPEAMKSIPAALRDMFVPVLKQSLVDSLQSVFLFALVFILIRREDSHFNEAKRSKWEMNRLNYILLKIG, from the coding sequence ATGGAAAAAGCATTAGCGGCGCCGGCCAGCACGATTCGGCATCGCCCGCTGCTCATTACAGGACTTATTATCGCCATGTTGTTTGCGGCGCTCGACGGAACGATCGTTGGCACCGCGATGCCGCGCATCGTCGGGGAGCTCGGCGGGCTTGGGGTGATGACATGGCTGACGACGGCGTACATGTTAACGTCGACAACCGTCGTGCCGATCGCCGGGAAGCTTGCCGACTTGCTTGGGCGGCGTCTCGTGTATGTAAGCGGACTTGTCATTTTTATGGCCGGCTCCGCACTGTGCGGCATGGCAAACGATATGACCCAGCTCATTATTTACCGCGGCATTCAAGGAATCGGCGGCGGCATTATGATGCCGCTGGCAATGATTGTTATTGGCGACGTGTTTACGGGGAAAGAGCGCGCCAAATGGCAAGGGGTGTTCGGCGGTCTGTACGGCCTCGCTTCGGTGCTGGGCCCGCAAATCGGCGGCTTTATCGTCGACCATTTGAACTGGCGTTGGGTGTTTTATATTAACTTGCCGGTCGGCATTTTAGCGACAGTGCTGATCGCGATGGGGTTAAGCAAGTACAAAGCCGAAGGGGCGGTGAAATTTGACATCGCCGGGATGACGACGCTGACGGTAGGTGTCGTCAGCTTATTGCTTGGGCTGACGTTTGGCGGCGACCGATATGGGTGGGGTTCATGGCAAATCATCTCGCTGTTTGCGGCGGCGGTGATCTTTTTCGCCTTGTTCATTTGGGCAGAGAAACGAGCCGGCGAACCCATCATTCCGCTTTGGCTGTTTCGCAACCGGACGTTTACGCTGCTGAACGGCATCGGCTTTTTCATGAGCATCGGCATGTTCGGAGCCATTATGTTTGTCCCGTTTTTTATGCAAGGCGTAGTTGGAGTGAGCGCCACAGAGTCAGGGACGATTATGACACCGATGATGGTGACGATGATGATCGGCAGCATCGTTGGCGGCCGACTCGTCTATCGAATTGGCGTGAAAACGCAGCTGATCATCGGTATGGCCATTATGTTGGCGGCGTTCGGTTTGCTTGACACGATGGATGTCGACACATCGAAAGGGACGGCAACGATGTATATGATCGTGCTCGGGCTCGGCACGGGGCTTGTGATGCCGATTTTAACGTTCGCTTTGCAAGAAAGCTTTCCAAAATCGGAGCTTGGCGTCGTGACGTCTTCAAGCCAATTTTTCCGCTCGATCGGCGGGACGTTCGGCATGACTGTGCTTGGCGCCATCATGAACCATCGCTCAAGCGCTTTGCTTGATGAACGGCTGATGCCAAAGCTTGAAGCGCTGCCGGCGCAGGCAAACGGGCTTGTTGATCGCTTTGCCGACATGATTCACTCTGATCCGCAAGGGCTGTACTCCGTCTTGCTCAGCCCGGAAGCGATGAAGAGCATTCCGGCTGCACTGCGCGACATGTTCGTGCCGGTGTTGAAGCAGTCGCTCGTTGATTCATTGCAATCTGTCTTTTTGTTTGCGCTTGTGTTTATCTTAATTAGGCGAGAAGACTCCCACTTCAACGAAGCGAAGCGGAGTAAGTGGGAGATGAATCGCCTTAACTATATTTTGCTGAAAATAGGATAG
- a CDS encoding ABC transporter substrate-binding protein, translating to MRKKAAVWLSLALGFGMALSGCSSNSVSDDAKQGNQKAGEKLEIFSWWTGAGEEDGLKALIKLFQEKYPDIEIENAAVAGGAGTNAKAVLASRMQGDDPPSTFQVHGGAELNEGWVAAGKMEPLNDLYEQEGWMDKFPKALIDMVSKDGNIYSVPVNIHRGNVLWYNKKVFADNGLQPPKTFDEFFQVADQLKAKGVTPLALGDKEPWTATHLFETVLLGTLGADGYKKLWTGELSFDDPKVKQAAETFKKMLGYINEDHSSRNWQDAAQLVAEGKAAMYVMGDWAKGYFVNDLQLNVNEDFGYVPTPNTDGKFMVITDTFGLPKGVKNPDDVKKFLALLGSVEGQDAFNPLKGSIPARIDADPSKYDEYGKQTMEDFKNAELAPSLAHGSAAPEGFVTKVNQAINIFVTQKDVNSFIGTLVSAAAELKK from the coding sequence GAGAAAAGCTCGAGATTTTCAGCTGGTGGACAGGAGCTGGTGAGGAAGACGGTCTCAAAGCGCTGATCAAGCTGTTCCAAGAAAAATATCCGGACATTGAAATCGAAAACGCGGCCGTCGCCGGCGGAGCCGGGACGAACGCCAAGGCGGTCTTAGCGAGCCGCATGCAAGGGGACGACCCCCCATCAACGTTCCAAGTGCACGGTGGGGCGGAGCTGAATGAAGGCTGGGTCGCTGCCGGCAAAATGGAGCCGCTCAACGACTTGTATGAACAAGAAGGCTGGATGGACAAATTCCCGAAAGCGCTCATTGACATGGTCAGCAAAGACGGCAACATTTACTCTGTTCCGGTGAATATCCACCGCGGCAATGTGCTTTGGTATAACAAAAAAGTGTTTGCTGACAATGGACTTCAGCCGCCAAAAACATTTGACGAGTTTTTCCAAGTGGCGGATCAGCTGAAGGCAAAAGGCGTTACGCCGCTCGCGCTTGGCGATAAAGAACCATGGACTGCAACGCATTTGTTTGAAACCGTTTTATTAGGGACGCTCGGAGCGGACGGCTACAAAAAGCTTTGGACCGGGGAATTGTCGTTTGATGATCCGAAAGTGAAACAGGCGGCTGAAACGTTTAAGAAAATGCTCGGCTATATTAACGAAGACCATAGCTCGCGCAACTGGCAAGACGCAGCTCAGCTCGTCGCTGAAGGAAAAGCAGCCATGTACGTGATGGGCGACTGGGCCAAAGGCTACTTTGTGAACGACTTACAATTAAACGTGAATGAAGATTTCGGCTACGTGCCGACACCGAATACCGATGGCAAGTTTATGGTCATTACCGACACGTTCGGGCTGCCAAAAGGGGTGAAAAACCCGGACGATGTGAAGAAGTTTTTGGCTTTGCTTGGTTCGGTTGAGGGGCAAGATGCGTTCAACCCATTGAAAGGATCAATCCCCGCCCGCATCGATGCTGATCCGTCGAAGTACGACGAATACGGCAAACAAACGATGGAAGATTTCAAGAACGCAGAATTGGCGCCAAGCTTAGCGCACGGCTCAGCGGCACCGGAAGGTTTTGTCACGAAAGTGAACCAGGCCATCAACATTTTTGTTACGCAAAAAGATGTCAACTCGTTTATTGGCACCCTTGTTTCAGCAGCGGCGGAACTGAAGAAGTAA
- a CDS encoding aspartate kinase → MKVAKFGGSSVASAVQFRKVADIVSSDIERRIVVVSAPGKRYKDDVKVTDMLIRLAEQVLAGEPYEETMQTIAKRYADIADELELEADGFLAELADDLQSKISAYRNEPARLLDAIKASGEDHNARLMALYLQDVGLEASYVSPLEAGIVVTDEPGNAQVLPESYEKLRQLRERRGVLVIPGFFGYSPSGHIVTFPRGGSDITGSIVAAGVKADVYENFTDVDSIYCVNPSIVADARKLKEITYREMRELSYSGFSVFHDEALEPVYRAGIPVCVKNTNNPAAPGTWIVAKRNHIDEPVAGIASDTGFCSINISKYLMNREIGFGRRVLQILEDEGISYEHTPSGIDNMSVILRASQLADGKDERILARIREELAVDEVTIEYGLALIMVVGEGMEKTVGMAAKAATALANANINLEMINQGSSEVSMMFGVKEDVVNEAVRALYHAYFQELTVSQPS, encoded by the coding sequence ATGAAAGTAGCCAAGTTCGGTGGAAGCTCGGTGGCGAGCGCCGTGCAATTCCGCAAAGTGGCTGATATTGTCAGTTCGGATATCGAACGCCGCATCGTCGTCGTATCGGCGCCTGGAAAGCGATACAAAGACGATGTGAAAGTGACGGACATGCTGATTCGGCTGGCTGAGCAAGTGTTGGCCGGTGAACCGTACGAGGAAACGATGCAGACGATCGCGAAACGGTACGCTGACATTGCCGATGAGCTCGAACTGGAAGCTGACGGGTTTTTGGCTGAGCTTGCGGATGATTTGCAGTCAAAAATTAGCGCCTATCGGAACGAGCCGGCCCGCCTGCTTGATGCCATCAAAGCGAGCGGGGAAGATCATAATGCGCGGCTGATGGCGCTCTATTTGCAAGATGTTGGGCTCGAAGCGAGCTATGTCAGCCCGCTTGAGGCCGGCATTGTCGTGACGGATGAACCGGGCAACGCCCAAGTGCTTCCGGAGTCGTATGAAAAGCTGCGGCAGCTGCGCGAACGCCGCGGTGTGCTCGTGATCCCGGGCTTTTTCGGCTATTCCCCATCCGGTCATATCGTCACCTTCCCGCGCGGCGGGTCGGATATTACCGGTTCGATCGTTGCCGCGGGCGTAAAAGCTGATGTATACGAAAACTTTACTGACGTTGATTCGATTTATTGCGTCAACCCGTCGATCGTCGCCGATGCACGCAAACTGAAAGAAATTACGTATCGGGAAATGCGCGAGCTGTCGTATTCCGGCTTTTCTGTCTTTCATGACGAGGCGCTCGAGCCGGTATATCGGGCCGGCATTCCGGTTTGTGTAAAAAATACGAACAATCCGGCCGCCCCAGGCACATGGATCGTCGCCAAACGCAACCATATCGACGAACCGGTCGCCGGCATTGCCAGCGACACCGGCTTTTGCAGCATCAACATTAGCAAATACTTAATGAACCGCGAAATCGGCTTTGGCCGGCGCGTGCTGCAAATTTTAGAAGACGAAGGCATTTCATACGAACATACGCCGTCAGGTATTGACAACATGTCGGTCATTTTGCGGGCAAGCCAGCTTGCCGACGGGAAAGATGAGCGCATTTTAGCCCGCATCCGCGAGGAGCTCGCTGTCGATGAAGTGACGATTGAGTACGGATTGGCGCTCATCATGGTCGTTGGCGAAGGGATGGAAAAAACGGTCGGAATGGCCGCAAAAGCGGCAACGGCGCTCGCTAACGCCAACATTAACTTAGAGATGATCAACCAAGGGTCATCGGAAGTCAGCATGATGTTTGGCGTCAAAGAGGACGTCGTCAACGAGGCGGTTCGCGCGCTATATCACGCCTACTTTCAAGAGCTGACCGTCAGTCAGCCGTCATAA
- the adh gene encoding aldehyde dehydrogenase — MIYAQPGQPGSLVTFKKRYENFIGGKWVPPVDGEYFENITPITGQPYCEVPRSKAADIELALDAAHAAKEEWGRTSPAKRARLLNKIADRMEENLERLAVAETWENGKPIRETLAADIPLAIDHFRYFASCIRAQEGTISEIDHDTVAYHFKEPLGVVGQIIPWNFPILMAAWKLAPALAAGNCVVLKPAEQTPTSILVLIELIEDLLPPGVVNVVNGFGLEAGKPLASNPRVAKVAFTGETTTGRLIMQYASQNIVPVTLELGGKSPNIFFPDVMDKDDEFLDKALEGLTMFALNQGEVCTCPSRAIIHESIYDAFMERALERVKQIKQGNPLDTETMIGAQASSEQLEKILSYIDIGKQEGAELLIGGERNMLEGEFAGGYYVKPTIFKGHNKMRIFQEEIFGPVLAVTTFKDNDEALAIANETLYGLGAGVWTRDINTAYRFGRGIQAGRVWTNCYHVYPAHAAFGGYKMSGIGRETHKMMLDHYQQTKNLLVSYSPKKLGLF, encoded by the coding sequence ATGATTTACGCACAACCAGGCCAGCCGGGGTCGCTTGTCACGTTCAAAAAGCGCTATGAAAACTTTATTGGCGGCAAATGGGTGCCGCCGGTGGACGGCGAGTATTTTGAAAACATCACGCCGATCACCGGGCAGCCGTATTGCGAAGTGCCGCGCTCGAAAGCCGCTGATATCGAACTGGCGCTTGACGCTGCCCATGCGGCAAAAGAGGAATGGGGACGCACCTCACCCGCCAAGCGCGCCCGCCTGTTGAACAAAATCGCCGATCGGATGGAAGAAAACTTGGAACGGCTCGCGGTCGCGGAGACGTGGGAAAACGGCAAGCCGATCCGCGAAACGTTGGCAGCTGACATTCCGCTTGCCATCGATCATTTCCGCTATTTTGCCAGCTGCATTCGCGCCCAAGAAGGGACGATTTCGGAAATCGATCACGACACGGTCGCCTATCACTTCAAAGAACCGCTCGGCGTCGTCGGGCAAATCATCCCGTGGAACTTCCCGATTTTAATGGCGGCTTGGAAACTCGCGCCAGCGCTTGCGGCCGGCAACTGCGTCGTGTTGAAACCGGCGGAGCAAACGCCGACGTCAATCCTCGTTCTCATCGAACTCATCGAAGATTTGCTTCCACCTGGCGTCGTCAACGTTGTGAACGGCTTTGGCTTAGAAGCCGGCAAGCCGCTCGCTTCAAATCCGCGCGTGGCGAAAGTGGCGTTCACCGGCGAAACGACGACCGGACGGCTCATCATGCAATACGCCTCACAAAACATCGTTCCGGTTACGCTTGAACTTGGCGGCAAGTCACCGAACATTTTCTTCCCTGATGTGATGGACAAAGATGACGAGTTTCTCGATAAAGCGCTCGAAGGGTTGACGATGTTCGCCTTAAACCAAGGCGAAGTGTGCACATGCCCGTCGCGCGCGATCATCCACGAATCGATTTACGATGCGTTTATGGAACGGGCGCTTGAACGCGTCAAACAAATTAAACAAGGCAACCCGCTTGACACGGAAACGATGATCGGCGCCCAAGCGTCGTCGGAGCAGCTCGAGAAAATTTTATCGTACATCGACATCGGCAAACAGGAAGGCGCCGAGCTGTTGATCGGCGGTGAGCGGAACATGCTTGAAGGCGAGTTTGCCGGCGGGTATTACGTCAAACCGACGATTTTCAAAGGACATAACAAAATGCGCATTTTCCAAGAAGAAATTTTCGGGCCGGTGTTGGCCGTCACGACGTTCAAAGACAACGATGAAGCGCTCGCCATCGCCAATGAGACGCTGTATGGCCTTGGCGCCGGCGTCTGGACGCGCGACATCAACACGGCGTACCGGTTCGGCCGCGGCATTCAAGCCGGCCGCGTTTGGACGAACTGCTACCACGTCTACCCGGCTCACGCGGCGTTCGGCGGCTACAAAATGTCCGGCATCGGCCGCGAAACGCACAAAATGATGCTTGACCATTACCAGCAAACGAAAAACTTGCTCGTCAGCTATTCGCCGAAAAAACTCGGCTTGTTCTAA